A part of Candidatus Palauibacter scopulicola genomic DNA contains:
- a CDS encoding sugar phosphate nucleotidyltransferase, with the protein MAASRAARGGKVPAHAKGGSEDGREALSVHLEAYCAVLAGGIGRRFWPASTPARPKQLLPLAGPAPLIDDTLARAVALVGAPRVRVVAAERLVKLMRPSLDAAGVDALVEPEARGTGPALVWAAAEIERAHPGALMISMHADHRIEPPGALADTLRPALEAAREGYLCCVGVRPNRPETGFGYVETGRETASGAREVRRFVEKPDPATAREYLKSGRFLWNSGIFAWRAADLLEAARRCAHELAGAWPALERGDAEGFFARAEPVAIDVCVMERAERVAAVEARFAWDDLGVWSALLRSREVDEAGNASVGSTRLIDAAENVVWAESCRATVIGVSGLVIVEANGELLVMPREEAAGLDARLGRIDADPSSSDAPR; encoded by the coding sequence TTGGCCGCGTCGCGGGCGGCCCGCGGCGGGAAGGTCCCGGCGCACGCGAAGGGCGGTTCGGAGGACGGGAGGGAGGCTCTGTCGGTGCACCTCGAGGCGTACTGCGCGGTCCTCGCGGGCGGGATCGGCCGCCGGTTCTGGCCCGCATCGACCCCGGCCCGTCCGAAGCAACTCCTGCCCCTCGCGGGGCCCGCCCCGCTCATCGACGATACGCTCGCCCGCGCCGTCGCGCTCGTGGGCGCCCCGCGCGTCCGGGTCGTCGCGGCCGAACGCCTCGTGAAGCTCATGCGGCCAAGCCTGGATGCGGCGGGCGTCGATGCGCTCGTCGAGCCGGAGGCGCGCGGCACCGGGCCGGCTCTCGTCTGGGCCGCGGCCGAAATCGAGCGCGCCCACCCGGGCGCCCTGATGATCTCCATGCACGCGGACCACCGCATCGAGCCGCCGGGAGCCCTCGCCGACACGCTGCGGCCGGCCCTCGAGGCGGCCCGGGAAGGGTACCTGTGCTGCGTCGGCGTGCGGCCGAACCGCCCCGAGACCGGGTTCGGGTACGTGGAGACCGGGCGGGAGACCGCGTCCGGCGCACGGGAGGTACGGCGTTTCGTGGAGAAGCCGGATCCCGCCACGGCCCGGGAGTACCTGAAGTCCGGACGCTTCCTGTGGAACTCCGGTATCTTCGCGTGGCGAGCCGCCGACCTGCTCGAGGCCGCCCGACGCTGCGCGCACGAACTCGCGGGAGCGTGGCCGGCGCTCGAACGCGGCGATGCGGAGGGGTTCTTCGCGCGGGCCGAGCCGGTCGCGATCGACGTCTGCGTGATGGAGCGAGCCGAGCGCGTGGCCGCGGTGGAGGCGCGATTCGCCTGGGACGACCTCGGCGTGTGGAGCGCGCTCCTGCGCTCCCGCGAGGTGGACGAGGCGGGAAACGCTTCGGTCGGCTCCACTCGTCTGATCGACGCGGCGGAGAACGTCGTGTGGGCCGAGTCCTGCCGGGCCACGGTCATCGGGGTGTCGGGGCTGGTCATCGTGGAGGCGAACGGCGAACTCCTCGTGATGCCGCGCGAGGAAGCGGCGGGACTCGACGCTCGCCTGGGACGGATCGACGCGGACCCCTCCTCCTCCGACGCGCCGCGTTGA
- the serS gene encoding serine--tRNA ligase, whose product MLDLRTLRDDPEPVRAAMRKRGDEQAAGLVEEALRADEIRRRLIREVEVLKAERNTASKAIGAAKGRGEDASAEIEAMRHVAARIRALNADLARTEAELRDHLLQIPNIPDARVPPGEEGEGPTVAEWGVPRKGDVPPHWVLGATHGHADPGGATLPGGKTPSLDIERGAKIAGSGFPLLVGGGARLSRALVQFMLDLHVREHGYLEVLPPLVVSRDSMTGTGHIPKFEDDAYRTDPDDLFLVPTAEVPLTNLHRGEILSAGDLPLAYVAHTPCFRREAGAAGRDTRGLLRVHQFDKVEIVRICRPEDSEAQLELLTRHAERVLELLGVPYRRVLLPLGDLGFANAITYDLEIWAPGVEAWLEVSSCSSYGDFQARRADIRFRPEGGGRPLHVHTLNGSALALARLIVVLLETGFREGEGILLPEILHPYLGFERLESCR is encoded by the coding sequence ATGCTTGACCTCAGGACCCTCCGCGACGACCCCGAGCCGGTCCGCGCCGCCATGCGGAAACGCGGCGACGAGCAGGCCGCGGGACTCGTGGAGGAGGCGCTGCGGGCGGACGAGATCCGCCGCCGCCTGATCCGGGAAGTGGAGGTCCTCAAGGCCGAGCGAAACACGGCGTCGAAGGCGATCGGCGCCGCGAAGGGCAGGGGAGAGGACGCATCGGCGGAGATCGAGGCCATGCGCCATGTGGCCGCGCGGATCCGGGCCCTCAATGCGGACCTCGCGCGCACCGAGGCGGAGCTTCGCGATCACCTCCTGCAGATCCCGAACATCCCCGACGCACGCGTCCCGCCCGGCGAGGAAGGGGAGGGGCCGACGGTCGCGGAGTGGGGCGTCCCGCGGAAGGGCGACGTGCCGCCCCACTGGGTGCTCGGAGCGACGCACGGCCACGCGGACCCCGGCGGCGCCACGCTGCCGGGGGGCAAGACGCCGTCGCTGGATATCGAGCGCGGGGCGAAGATCGCGGGCTCGGGCTTTCCGCTCCTCGTCGGGGGCGGCGCCCGCCTCAGCCGCGCGCTCGTTCAGTTCATGCTGGACCTCCACGTCCGCGAGCACGGATACCTGGAGGTCCTGCCCCCTCTCGTCGTCTCGCGGGACTCTATGACGGGGACCGGCCACATCCCCAAGTTCGAGGACGACGCCTACCGGACGGACCCCGACGACCTCTTCCTCGTGCCCACGGCCGAGGTGCCCCTCACGAATCTGCACCGGGGAGAGATCCTGTCCGCGGGCGACCTGCCGCTCGCCTACGTCGCGCACACGCCCTGCTTCCGGCGGGAGGCCGGCGCCGCGGGCCGCGATACGCGCGGGCTCCTGCGGGTTCACCAGTTCGACAAGGTGGAGATCGTCCGCATCTGCCGGCCCGAGGATTCGGAGGCGCAACTGGAGCTCCTGACTCGCCACGCGGAGCGGGTGCTCGAGCTCCTGGGAGTCCCCTACCGGCGGGTGCTGCTCCCGCTGGGAGATCTCGGATTCGCGAACGCGATCACGTACGACCTGGAGATATGGGCTCCCGGCGTCGAGGCGTGGCTCGAGGTGTCCAGTTGCTCGTCGTACGGGGATTTCCAGGCGCGGCGCGCCGATATCCGCTTCCGGCCCGAGGGCGGGGGACGCCCCCTGCACGTGCACACGCTGAACGGTTCGGCGCTGGCCCTGGCCCGGCTCATCGTGGTGTTGCTCGAGACCGGTTTCCGCGAGGGTGAGGGGATCCTGCTGCCGGAGATTCTCCACCCCTATCTCGGGTTCGAGCGGCTCGAGTCCTGCCGGTGA